Proteins from a single region of Salipiger sp. H15:
- the glpX gene encoding class II fructose-bisphosphatase, with the protein MSAPVDFNDRMLSLGLARVAEQAAIASASLIGRGDEKAADQAAVNAMREQLNLLDIAGVVVIGEGERDEAPMLYIGEEVGTGNGPGVDIALDPLEGTTLTAKDMPNALTVIAMGPRGSMLHAPDVYMDKLAIGPGFDEGVVTLDMTPSERVAALAAAKGCAQTDITVCILERPRHEEMIAEVRATGAGIRLITDGDVAGVMHCAEPQITGIDMYMGSGGAPEGVLAAAALKCMGGQMYGRLLFRNDDERGRAAKAGITDLDKIYKRDEMVTDHVIFAATGVTNGSILSGIKRSPGWIETETILMRSKTGSVRRVQYRNPFHG; encoded by the coding sequence ATGTCTGCTCCCGTCGATTTCAATGACCGCATGCTTTCCCTCGGCCTTGCCCGTGTCGCCGAACAGGCCGCCATCGCCTCTGCCAGCCTGATCGGCCGTGGCGACGAGAAGGCCGCGGACCAGGCGGCGGTGAACGCCATGCGCGAACAGCTCAACCTGCTGGACATCGCGGGCGTGGTGGTGATCGGCGAGGGCGAGCGCGACGAGGCGCCGATGCTCTACATCGGCGAGGAGGTCGGCACCGGCAACGGCCCGGGCGTGGACATCGCGCTCGACCCGCTGGAGGGCACCACGCTGACCGCCAAGGACATGCCCAACGCGCTGACCGTCATCGCCATGGGCCCGCGCGGCTCGATGCTGCACGCGCCCGACGTCTACATGGACAAGCTGGCGATCGGCCCGGGCTTCGACGAGGGCGTGGTGACGCTCGACATGACCCCCTCCGAGCGCGTCGCGGCGCTGGCGGCGGCCAAGGGCTGCGCGCAGACCGACATCACCGTCTGCATCCTCGAGCGCCCGCGCCACGAGGAGATGATCGCCGAGGTCCGCGCCACCGGCGCCGGCATCCGGCTGATCACCGACGGCGACGTCGCCGGCGTCATGCACTGCGCCGAGCCGCAGATCACCGGCATCGACATGTACATGGGCTCGGGCGGCGCGCCCGAGGGCGTGCTTGCCGCCGCCGCGCTGAAATGCATGGGCGGGCAGATGTACGGCCGCCTGCTCTTCCGCAACGACGACGAGCGCGGCCGCGCCGCCAAGGCGGGCATCACCGACCTCGACAAGATCTACAAGCGCGACGAGATGGTCACCGACCACGTGATCTTCGCCGCCACCGGCGTGACCAACGGCTCGATCCTGTCGGGCATCAAGCGCAGCCCGGGCTGGATCGAGACCGAGACCATCCTGATGCGCTCGAAGACCGGCTCGGTGCGCCGCGTGCAGTACCGCAACCCGTTCCACGGCTGA
- a CDS encoding DMT family transporter yields the protein MPTQALVMLAAGIGIPVLAALNSRLGAWLGSPAAAAVILFCVALSASLIVLFTLDARPIARAVDAPKHLFLGGLFVAFYVLSITYVAPTFGVGRAVFFVLLGQLISAAAIDHFGLFGVRAAPISMQRGMGLAMMAAGVFLAQR from the coding sequence ATGCCCACCCAAGCCCTCGTCATGCTCGCCGCCGGGATCGGCATCCCGGTGCTCGCCGCGCTCAACTCGCGGCTCGGGGCCTGGCTCGGCTCGCCCGCCGCGGCGGCGGTGATCCTGTTCTGCGTGGCGCTGAGCGCGAGCCTGATCGTGCTCTTCACCCTCGATGCGCGGCCGATCGCACGGGCGGTGGACGCGCCGAAACACCTGTTCCTCGGCGGGCTCTTCGTCGCCTTCTACGTGCTGAGCATCACCTATGTCGCGCCGACCTTCGGGGTCGGGCGGGCGGTGTTCTTCGTGCTGCTGGGGCAACTGATCAGCGCCGCGGCGATCGACCATTTCGGCCTTTTCGGCGTGCGTGCCGCGCCGATCTCGATGCAGCGCGGCATGGGGCTGGCGATGATGGCCGCCGGGGTCTTCCTCGCGCAGCGCTGA
- a CDS encoding lipoprotein-releasing ABC transporter permease subunit, whose product MAQTPPPFAPFEWMIAWRYLRARRAEGGVSVMTWISLIGITLAVFALIATLSVRSGFRAEFVDTILGSNAHVTVYASARADDAGRMVRTFDDYTARAEAVARVPGVERAAPLVKGQVMANANGRNAGVEIFGISAGDLQGIRRVVDPETGYGDLSRFGEGIALGSGVARELGVDVGDQVKLISPDGVKTAFGVSPRVKAYEVVWIFTAGRYDIDRTRAYMPFAEAQLYFNREGVADELEVMVNDPEQVDALAVPIQEAAGPGALVWTWQDASGGFLRALEVEDNVMFVILSVLVLIATMNIVSGLIMLVKNKGRDIGILRTMGLTEGSVLRVFFICGAFTGVIGTILGVILGCLFAIYIDPIFSFVNYVAGGGVWDPAVRGIYSLPAKLQLGDVLSAMALSLGLSFIVTIFPARRAARMNPVEALRYE is encoded by the coding sequence ATGGCCCAGACCCCGCCGCCCTTTGCCCCGTTCGAATGGATGATCGCCTGGCGCTACCTGCGTGCCCGGCGCGCCGAAGGCGGGGTGAGCGTGATGACTTGGATCAGCCTGATCGGCATCACCCTCGCGGTCTTCGCGCTGATTGCCACGCTGTCGGTGCGCTCGGGCTTCCGGGCCGAGTTCGTCGACACCATCCTCGGCTCCAACGCCCATGTCACCGTCTACGCCTCGGCGCGGGCGGACGACGCCGGGCGGATGGTGCGCACCTTCGATGACTACACCGCCCGTGCCGAGGCTGTCGCCAGGGTGCCGGGCGTCGAGCGCGCCGCGCCGCTGGTCAAGGGACAGGTCATGGCCAATGCCAACGGCCGCAACGCCGGGGTCGAGATCTTCGGCATCTCCGCCGGGGATCTGCAGGGCATCCGCCGCGTCGTCGATCCCGAGACCGGCTATGGCGACCTGTCGCGCTTCGGCGAGGGCATCGCGCTCGGCTCGGGCGTGGCGCGCGAGCTGGGGGTTGATGTGGGCGACCAGGTCAAGCTCATCTCGCCCGACGGGGTGAAGACCGCCTTCGGCGTCTCGCCGCGGGTCAAGGCCTACGAGGTGGTCTGGATCTTCACCGCCGGGCGCTACGACATCGACCGCACCCGCGCCTACATGCCCTTCGCCGAGGCGCAGCTCTACTTCAACCGCGAGGGCGTGGCGGACGAGCTCGAGGTGATGGTCAACGATCCCGAGCAGGTCGACGCGCTGGCCGTGCCGATCCAGGAGGCCGCCGGTCCCGGCGCGCTGGTCTGGACGTGGCAGGACGCCTCCGGCGGCTTCCTGCGCGCGCTCGAGGTCGAGGACAACGTGATGTTCGTGATCCTCTCGGTGCTGGTGCTGATCGCCACGATGAACATCGTCTCGGGCCTCATCATGCTGGTCAAGAACAAGGGCCGCGACATCGGCATCCTGCGCACCATGGGCCTGACCGAGGGCTCGGTGCTGCGCGTCTTCTTCATCTGCGGCGCCTTCACCGGCGTCATCGGCACCATCCTCGGCGTGATCCTCGGCTGCCTCTTCGCCATCTACATCGACCCGATCTTCTCCTTCGTGAACTACGTCGCGGGCGGCGGCGTCTGGGATCCGGCGGTGCGCGGCATCTATTCGCTGCCCGCCAAGCTGCAGCTCGGCGACGTGCTCTCGGCCATGGCGCTCTCGCTCGGCCTCAGCTTCATCGTGACCATCTTCCCCGCGCGCCGCGCCGCGCGCATGAACCCCGTGGAGGCGCTTCGCTATGAGTGA
- a CDS encoding ABC transporter ATP-binding protein produces the protein MSESVLRLSGIEKFYNRGQPNEVQVLRGAELEVTRGEVVALVAPSGAGKSTLLHIAGLLDTADGGEVAIAGEVLGGKSDRRRTIVRRQEVGFVYQFHHLLPEFSAIENITLPQLANGVPAKQATARARQLLASVELEGRAAHRPAAMSGGEQQRVAFCRAMANAPKLLLADEPTGNLDPGTSDRVFGALMALVRDTGLSALIATHNLELAGRMDRQVELRGGQLIAL, from the coding sequence ATGAGTGAGTCCGTCCTGCGCCTGTCCGGCATCGAGAAATTCTACAACCGCGGCCAGCCGAATGAGGTCCAGGTGCTGCGCGGCGCCGAGCTGGAGGTGACGCGCGGCGAGGTCGTGGCGCTGGTCGCCCCCTCGGGCGCGGGCAAGTCCACGCTGCTGCACATCGCCGGGCTGCTCGACACCGCCGACGGCGGCGAGGTGGCCATCGCGGGCGAGGTGCTCGGCGGCAAGTCCGACCGCCGCCGCACCATCGTGCGCCGGCAGGAGGTGGGATTCGTCTACCAGTTCCACCACCTGCTGCCCGAGTTCTCGGCGATCGAGAACATCACCCTGCCGCAGCTTGCGAACGGCGTTCCGGCGAAACAGGCGACGGCGCGGGCGCGGCAGCTGCTCGCCTCGGTCGAGCTCGAGGGCCGCGCGGCGCACCGCCCGGCCGCCATGTCCGGCGGCGAGCAGCAGCGCGTCGCCTTCTGCCGCGCCATGGCCAATGCGCCGAAGCTGCTGCTGGCCGACGAGCCCACCGGCAACCTCGATCCCGGAACCTCGGACCGGGTCTTCGGCGCGCTCATGGCGCTGGTGCGCGACACCGGCCTCTCGGCGCTCATCGCCACCCACAACCTCGAGCTCGCCGGCCGCATGGACCGGCAGGTCGAGCTGCGCGGCGGGCAGCTGATCGCGCTCTGA
- a CDS encoding histidinol phosphate aminotransferase: MAHPSEPPRPDFFSANLVLLFVVIFFVFLLLWIGYGLGPVLIAAVAVNHVISVIDHRRNGAHESPPQT, from the coding sequence ATGGCACATCCCTCCGAACCCCCGCGGCCGGATTTCTTCAGCGCCAACCTCGTGCTGCTCTTCGTGGTGATTTTCTTCGTCTTCCTGCTGCTTTGGATCGGCTACGGGCTTGGCCCGGTGCTGATCGCCGCCGTGGCGGTCAACCACGTCATCTCGGTCATCGACCACCGCCGCAACGGCGCGCACGAGTCGCCGCCGCAGACCTGA
- a CDS encoding calcium-binding protein, whose product MPIEFLVALVALLPFAAVAFPFDKGGDDEGDAPEDSSEDDSDTDTGGGDDVILPVEDGETGGEDTGGETGPDTGEDTTGTGEDTVGAGEDTVGTGEDTVGAGEDTTGTGEDTTGTGEDTTGSGTGTVEGTDGDDRITGSDLADTLIGGAGDDVISGGAGSDSISAGSGADYAEGGSGADTITGGSGADTLLGGSGDDLLWGSDPEGDDGEADLVIGGAGDDTLMLGDGDIGLGGAGADRFVLADGAIIEDFDEAEDMIVFSYTGALAPVIVSQVASASGLVVTLNNGASVTLVGRSGPITSASLAFVGEVAA is encoded by the coding sequence ATGCCGATCGAATTCCTTGTAGCGCTCGTGGCCCTGCTGCCCTTCGCCGCGGTCGCCTTCCCCTTCGACAAGGGCGGCGACGACGAGGGAGACGCGCCGGAGGACAGCAGCGAGGACGACTCCGACACCGACACCGGCGGCGGCGACGACGTGATCCTGCCCGTCGAGGACGGGGAGACGGGCGGCGAGGATACGGGCGGCGAGACCGGACCCGACACCGGCGAAGACACCACCGGGACGGGCGAAGACACCGTTGGCGCGGGTGAGGACACCGTCGGCACTGGCGAAGACACCGTTGGCGCGGGTGAGGACACCACCGGGACGGGCGAAGACACCACCGGCACCGGCGAGGACACCACCGGCAGCGGGACCGGCACCGTGGAGGGCACCGACGGCGACGACCGGATCACCGGCTCCGACCTTGCCGACACGCTGATCGGCGGCGCGGGGGACGACGTGATCTCGGGCGGCGCGGGCTCCGACAGCATCTCGGCCGGCAGCGGCGCGGATTATGCCGAGGGCGGCAGCGGTGCCGACACGATCACCGGCGGCAGCGGCGCGGACACGCTGCTGGGCGGTTCGGGCGACGACCTGCTCTGGGGCTCGGACCCCGAGGGCGACGACGGCGAGGCCGACCTCGTCATCGGCGGCGCGGGCGACGACACGCTGATGCTCGGCGACGGCGACATCGGCCTCGGCGGGGCAGGGGCCGACCGCTTCGTGCTCGCCGACGGCGCGATCATCGAGGATTTCGACGAGGCCGAGGACATGATCGTCTTCAGCTACACCGGCGCGCTCGCCCCGGTGATCGTCTCGCAGGTGGCCAGCGCCTCGGGGCTGGTCGTGACGCTGAACAACGGCGCCTCGGTCACGCTGGTCGGGCGCAGCGGACCGATCACCTCGGCCAGCCTTGCCTTCGTCGGCGAGGTGGCGGCCTGA
- a CDS encoding homoserine dehydrogenase has product MTEPLRLGIAGLGTVGAGVVKIVQQKAELLESRSGRKVVISAVSARNRDKDRGVSLAGYAWEDDPVALAKRDDVDVLVELMGGSDGPAKAAAEAALKAGKDVVTANKALLAHHGQALAELAEASGSVLRFEAAVAGGIPVIKALTEGLAANRITRVIGVMNGTCNYILTRMETAGLSYQEAFAEADGLGYLEADPELDVGGIDAGHKLSLLSSIAFGTQVAFDGVELEGIGRVSIEDIRQAADMGYRIKLLGVCRMTERGLEQSMAPSLVPASSPLGQLEGGTNMVVIEGDEVGQIVLRGAGAGEGPTASAVMGDVMDIARGTRISTFGAPASSLVKTVSAMATTPAPYYLRMALVDRPGALAKVATALGEAGVSINRLRQYGQSTTADTAPVLIVTHKTTRAALDSALSAMAETGVVHGTPVALRIEAV; this is encoded by the coding sequence ATGACTGAACCTCTGCGCCTGGGGATTGCGGGCCTTGGCACCGTCGGTGCCGGCGTCGTCAAGATCGTGCAGCAGAAGGCGGAGCTGCTCGAGTCCCGCTCCGGCCGCAAGGTCGTGATCTCGGCCGTCTCGGCGCGCAACCGCGACAAGGACCGCGGCGTGTCGCTGGCCGGTTACGCCTGGGAGGACGATCCCGTCGCCCTTGCCAAGCGCGACGATGTCGACGTGCTGGTCGAACTCATGGGCGGCTCGGACGGCCCGGCCAAGGCCGCCGCCGAGGCGGCGCTCAAGGCCGGCAAGGACGTGGTCACCGCCAACAAGGCGCTGCTCGCCCACCATGGCCAGGCGCTGGCCGAGCTGGCCGAGGCCTCGGGCTCGGTGCTGCGCTTCGAGGCGGCGGTCGCCGGCGGCATCCCGGTGATCAAGGCGCTGACCGAAGGCCTTGCCGCCAACCGCATCACCCGCGTCATCGGCGTGATGAACGGCACCTGCAACTACATCCTGACCCGGATGGAGACCGCGGGCCTCTCCTACCAGGAAGCCTTCGCCGAGGCCGACGGGCTGGGCTATCTCGAGGCCGATCCCGAGCTCGACGTCGGCGGCATCGACGCCGGCCACAAGCTCTCGCTGCTCTCGTCGATCGCCTTCGGCACCCAGGTCGCCTTCGACGGGGTCGAGCTCGAGGGCATCGGCCGGGTGTCGATCGAGGACATCCGCCAGGCCGCCGACATGGGCTACCGCATCAAGCTGCTGGGCGTCTGCCGGATGACCGAGCGCGGGCTCGAGCAGTCGATGGCGCCGAGCCTCGTGCCCGCCTCCTCGCCGCTCGGCCAGCTCGAGGGCGGCACCAACATGGTGGTGATCGAGGGCGACGAGGTCGGCCAGATCGTGCTGCGCGGCGCCGGCGCCGGTGAGGGCCCGACCGCCTCGGCGGTGATGGGCGACGTGATGGACATCGCGCGCGGCACGCGGATCTCGACCTTCGGCGCGCCGGCCTCGAGCCTGGTGAAGACCGTCTCGGCCATGGCGACCACCCCCGCGCCCTATTACCTGCGCATGGCGCTGGTCGACCGCCCGGGCGCGCTGGCCAAGGTGGCGACTGCGCTCGGCGAGGCCGGGGTCTCGATCAACCGCCTGCGGCAATACGGGCAGAGCACCACGGCGGACACCGCCCCGGTGCTGATCGTCACCCACAAGACGACCCGCGCGGCGCTCGATTCGGCGCTGTCGGCCATGGCCGAGACCGGCGTGGTGCACGGCACCCCGGTGGCGCTGCGGATCGAGGCGGTCTGA
- the recJ gene encoding single-stranded-DNA-specific exonuclease RecJ produces MSYLGVEQSLTGRRWVGPAVEVERQAEALVQATHLPRPLCAVLARLGVPGEEVPGFLDPKLRDLMPDPRSMRDMEKASARILQAVRGRERIAIFADYDVDGGSSAALLVDWLRQLGLEATLYVPDRIDEGYGPNVPAMQQLAAAHDLIICVDCGTLSHEPIAAAQGADVVVLDHHLGGETLPDCVAVVNPNRQDEDGALAHLCAAAVVFMVLVDCGRQIREAGAQGPDLMSLLDLVALATVADVAPLRGVNRAFVRAGLQVMARRERAGLVALSDVARLDTAPTAYHLGYVLGPRINAGGRIGQADLGARLLATRDRHEAEALAERLDKLNSERREVEEAVRAAAIAQAEERGLDAPLVWAAGEGWHPGVVGIVASRLKEMTNRPSVVIGFDGGEGKGSGRSVSGVDLGASIQKLAAEGLLIKGGGHKMAAGLTVAEGKLDEAMARLAEILAKQGAGQGGAADLRLDGLMMPGVASTDLCDRLEQAGPFGAGAPGPRFAMPDAQILFAKEVGTGHLKITAGDGLGAKIDAICFGAFDTPMGQALSQHKGARFHLAGRFEINEWNGRRSVQMRLEDAAPAAG; encoded by the coding sequence ATGAGCTATCTGGGTGTGGAGCAGTCGCTGACCGGGCGGCGCTGGGTGGGGCCGGCGGTCGAGGTCGAGCGGCAGGCCGAGGCGCTGGTGCAGGCGACGCACCTGCCGCGCCCGCTCTGCGCGGTGCTGGCGCGGCTCGGCGTGCCGGGCGAGGAGGTGCCGGGCTTCCTCGATCCCAAGCTGCGCGACCTGATGCCCGACCCGCGCTCGATGCGCGACATGGAGAAGGCCTCGGCCCGCATCCTGCAGGCGGTGCGGGGTCGCGAGCGCATCGCGATCTTTGCCGATTACGATGTCGACGGCGGCAGTTCGGCGGCGCTGCTGGTCGACTGGCTGCGCCAGCTCGGGCTCGAGGCGACGCTCTACGTGCCCGACCGCATCGACGAAGGCTACGGGCCCAACGTGCCCGCCATGCAGCAGCTGGCCGCCGCGCATGACCTCATCATCTGCGTCGACTGTGGCACGCTCTCGCACGAGCCCATCGCCGCGGCGCAAGGCGCCGATGTCGTGGTGCTCGACCACCACCTCGGCGGCGAGACGCTGCCCGATTGCGTGGCCGTGGTGAACCCCAACCGGCAGGACGAGGATGGCGCGCTGGCGCATCTCTGCGCCGCCGCCGTGGTCTTCATGGTGCTGGTCGACTGCGGGAGGCAGATTCGCGAGGCGGGGGCGCAGGGCCCCGACCTCATGTCGCTGCTCGATCTCGTGGCGCTGGCCACCGTTGCCGACGTGGCGCCGTTGCGCGGGGTCAACCGCGCCTTCGTGCGCGCGGGGCTGCAGGTCATGGCGCGGCGCGAGCGGGCGGGGCTGGTGGCGCTCTCGGACGTGGCGCGGCTCGACACGGCGCCCACCGCCTATCACCTCGGCTACGTGCTCGGCCCCCGGATCAACGCCGGCGGGCGGATCGGGCAGGCCGACCTCGGCGCGCGGCTGCTGGCCACCCGCGACCGGCACGAGGCCGAGGCGTTGGCCGAGCGGCTCGACAAGCTCAACTCCGAGCGCCGCGAGGTCGAGGAGGCGGTGCGTGCCGCGGCGATCGCGCAGGCCGAGGAGCGCGGCCTCGACGCGCCGCTGGTCTGGGCGGCGGGCGAGGGCTGGCATCCGGGCGTCGTGGGCATCGTCGCCTCGCGCCTCAAGGAGATGACCAACCGGCCGTCGGTGGTGATCGGCTTCGACGGCGGCGAGGGCAAGGGCTCGGGCCGCTCGGTCTCGGGCGTCGATCTCGGCGCCAGCATCCAGAAGCTTGCCGCCGAGGGGCTGCTGATCAAGGGTGGCGGGCACAAGATGGCGGCGGGTCTCACAGTGGCCGAGGGCAAGCTCGACGAGGCCATGGCGCGGCTGGCGGAGATTCTCGCAAAGCAGGGCGCCGGGCAGGGCGGCGCGGCGGACCTGCGGCTCGACGGGCTGATGATGCCGGGGGTGGCGAGCACCGACCTCTGCGACCGGCTCGAGCAGGCCGGGCCCTTCGGTGCGGGCGCGCCGGGTCCGCGCTTTGCGATGCCCGACGCGCAGATCCTCTTTGCCAAGGAAGTCGGCACCGGGCACCTCAAGATCACCGCCGGGGACGGGCTCGGCGCGAAGATCGACGCCATCTGCTTCGGCGCCTTCGACACGCCGATGGGCCAGGCGCTGAGCCAGCACAAGGGCGCACGATTCCACCTCGCCGGGCGCTTCGAGATCAACGAGTGGAACGGTCGGCGGTCGGTGCAGATGCGACTCGAGGACGCCGCACCTGCCGCTGGGTAA
- a CDS encoding TetR/AcrR family transcriptional regulator, translating to MARTAGSHSDITGPRIREAALRLFAKHGYAAVSMRRIASEVGVQAGALYNYIPDKQALLFSLLRGHMDELLEAWAEQPHPGDPLARLEEFVRFHIRFTLRRPESIFISYMELRNLEPENFAVIEALRGRYEGVLEQILRDGQAEGQISVPDTRIAAFALIGMLTGVNTWYREGGRLSEDEVAALYWDMARKAVGAG from the coding sequence ATGGCCCGTACCGCTGGATCGCATTCCGACATCACCGGGCCGCGGATCCGCGAGGCGGCGCTGCGGCTCTTTGCCAAGCACGGCTATGCCGCCGTCTCGATGCGCCGCATCGCGTCGGAGGTCGGCGTGCAGGCGGGGGCGCTCTACAACTACATCCCCGACAAGCAGGCGCTGCTCTTCTCGCTGCTGCGCGGCCACATGGACGAGCTGCTCGAGGCCTGGGCCGAGCAGCCCCACCCCGGCGATCCGCTGGCGCGGCTCGAGGAGTTCGTGCGCTTCCACATCCGCTTCACGCTGCGGCGGCCGGAGTCGATCTTCATCTCCTACATGGAGCTGCGCAACCTCGAGCCGGAGAACTTCGCGGTGATCGAGGCGCTGCGCGGGCGCTACGAGGGCGTGCTCGAGCAGATCCTGCGCGACGGCCAGGCAGAGGGGCAGATCTCGGTGCCCGACACGCGGATCGCGGCCTTTGCGCTCATCGGCATGCTGACCGGGGTGAACACCTGGTACCGCGAGGGCGGGCGCCTGTCCGAGGACGAGGTCGCCGCGCTCTACTGGGACATGGCGCGCAAGGCGGTCGGCGCGGGCTGA
- a CDS encoding c-type cytochrome, giving the protein MKSAMKGGIWAMSAAGLLGLGACMEAAMPEAADGRALFMDYCAACHGPTAVGNGELAADLGIKPADLTHIAARRGGDFPRAEVLSMIDGYARSDMTGPGMPEFGELLKGDEVPLDTGDGILTPTPRKMVALLEYLESIQQAK; this is encoded by the coding sequence ATGAAAAGCGCGATGAAGGGCGGGATCTGGGCAATGTCCGCGGCGGGGCTGCTGGGGCTCGGCGCCTGCATGGAGGCCGCGATGCCCGAGGCGGCGGACGGCCGGGCGCTGTTCATGGACTATTGCGCCGCCTGCCACGGGCCGACGGCGGTGGGCAACGGAGAGCTGGCCGCCGATCTCGGCATCAAGCCGGCGGATCTGACGCATATCGCGGCGCGCCGCGGCGGCGACTTCCCCCGCGCCGAGGTGCTCTCGATGATCGACGGCTATGCGCGCTCGGACATGACCGGGCCGGGAATGCCGGAATTCGGCGAGCTGCTGAAGGGCGACGAGGTGCCGCTCGACACCGGCGACGGCATCCTGACGCCGACGCCGCGCAAGATGGTGGCGCTGCTCGAATATCTCGAATCGATCCAGCAAGCGAAGTAA
- a CDS encoding pyridoxal phosphate-dependent aminotransferase gives MTGPRYTPLVASLPETVPFVGPETQERERGAPFRARIGANENVFGPSPRAIEAMQREASEIWKYGDSTSFELRHAIAAAHGVAPENVMVGEGIDGLLGYLVRLVVGEGDAVVTSDGAYPTFNYHVAGFGGVLHKVPYADDAEDLPALLARAAEVDAKLVYFANPDNPMGSWKPGAEIAAQLGDVPEGTVLILDEAYVEFAPEGTAPEIDIDDPRVIRFRTFSKAYGMAGARVGYALAAAPLIRAFDKIRNHFGMNRAAQAGALAGLQDRDWLEQTVQKVASARARIAAIAQANGLSALPSATNFVAVDCGGDGALAKAVLTGLSARGVFVRMPFVAPQNRCIRIGAGTEADLDALEEALPAALAEARAAVA, from the coding sequence ATGACTGGACCCCGCTACACCCCGCTCGTCGCATCGCTTCCCGAAACCGTGCCCTTCGTCGGGCCGGAAACGCAGGAGCGCGAGCGTGGCGCCCCGTTCCGCGCGCGCATCGGCGCCAACGAGAACGTCTTCGGCCCCTCGCCCCGCGCGATCGAGGCGATGCAGCGCGAGGCCTCGGAGATCTGGAAATACGGCGACTCGACCAGCTTCGAGCTGCGCCACGCCATCGCCGCGGCGCATGGCGTCGCCCCCGAGAACGTGATGGTCGGCGAGGGCATCGACGGGCTCTTGGGCTATCTCGTGCGGCTGGTGGTCGGCGAAGGCGACGCGGTGGTGACCTCCGACGGCGCCTATCCCACGTTCAACTACCACGTGGCGGGCTTCGGCGGGGTGCTGCACAAGGTGCCCTACGCGGACGACGCCGAGGATCTTCCGGCGCTGCTGGCCCGGGCGGCCGAGGTCGATGCAAAGCTCGTCTACTTCGCCAACCCCGACAACCCGATGGGCTCGTGGAAGCCGGGCGCCGAGATCGCCGCGCAGCTTGGCGACGTGCCCGAGGGCACGGTGCTGATCCTCGACGAGGCCTACGTCGAATTTGCCCCCGAGGGCACCGCCCCCGAGATCGACATCGACGATCCGCGGGTGATCCGCTTCCGCACCTTCTCGAAGGCCTATGGCATGGCCGGGGCCCGCGTCGGCTACGCGCTGGCCGCGGCGCCGCTGATCCGCGCCTTCGACAAGATCCGCAACCATTTCGGCATGAACCGCGCGGCGCAGGCCGGGGCGCTGGCCGGGCTGCAGGACCGCGACTGGCTCGAGCAGACGGTTCAGAAGGTCGCCTCGGCCCGCGCCCGCATCGCCGCCATCGCGCAGGCGAACGGGCTCTCGGCCCTGCCCTCGGCGACCAACTTCGTCGCGGTGGACTGCGGCGGCGACGGCGCGCTGGCAAAGGCCGTGCTGACGGGCCTGAGCGCGCGCGGCGTCTTCGTGCGGATGCCCTTCGTGGCGCCTCAGAACCGCTGCATCCGCATCGGCGCGGGCACCGAGGCCGACCTCGACGCGCTGGAAGAGGCGCTGCCCGCGGCGCTTGCGGAGGCGCGCGCCGCCGTCGCCTGA